AGCTCATGTCTTTAAAGACGAAATATAATTTTTGTCACGAAAAATGAATAATCAGTGACGAATTTTGTGTCGTAGCTAATAATTTCGTAGCTAAATACTACATTTGTTGTAGTGAAGGTTTTTAACAGAATTGAATGGTCTTTATTAGAGACACTCTCCATGCCTTTAACTTCCCCACTAGCACCATTAACCTCATCATGTCCTGTGCAAGCTCATCGTCCGTATCTATCCTATTGAATGGGGATCAAACCAACCCCTTCAAACTTTCTAGAAGTATCAGGCAAGGTGATCCCCTCTCCCTTTACCTGTTTATTTTGTGCATGGAGAGACTCTTTAGATCAATTGATGAAGCTGTCCAGGATAAGAAGTGGTGCTCAATTAGCAAAAAAATCAACCAGGTCTCAGGCGAAAAAATCAATCTTGCAAAATCAAGGGTATTCTTCTCTGCCAATTGCCAACTCCACCAAATGGAAATCAACTCCAACAGTCTGTCCATTCAGGCCTCAGCCACCTTTGGCAAATACCTGGATTTTCCTATTTTTCACAAAAGGCCAGTCAATAATGATTTCCAATTCATTATTGATAACATGCACTCCAATATGGTTGGTTGAAAAACTGGCCTCCTAAATATGACGGGGAAAACTACCCTTGCAAAAGCCTCCCTAAATAGTATCCCTAGCCATGTCATGCAATTCATCAAACTCCCCTAAAAAACTACTAAGAAATTGATAGAACTGAAAGGAATTTCATCTGGGGTATCACACCTAATAGGAAAAAATGCACCAAGTGGGCTGGGACACTGTCGCCAAGCCTAAGACCCAGGGAGGGCTCGGAATTCAAAGGGCAGAATTGAAGAACGAAAGCCATCCATTCAGGACTTGCCTGGAGGCTCTTTCATAACACATCCTCCATCTGGGCAAAAACTCTGATTGCCAAGCACTGCAACTGGCGACACCCATCCAAAAAAGCAAAATCCTCCACTTGACAGTGCATTCTTAATGGGTGGGAAACATGTACACAAGCCAGGAGATGGGTGGTTCACAAAGGGAATAGAGTCAGCTTCATAAATGACCCTGGATCCCAAACCACCCATCCATTATGTCCATGATTGAAGGTCCACTAACACAAGCTGACCTGTCAACTACAGTTGCTGCCATATGCAACAATGGGGTATGGGATATCTCCTCCATCTCCATGAACATCCTTACAAACATCATAAACATACTTTTAACTACTTTTATTCTACCCAAACTTATTAAGGAGTATAAGATAATTTGGGAAAATACTGATAATGACCTCTTTAGCACAAAATCAGCTTATACCCTTATTGCCAACTTTGCCTCCCGGGAGGGGACAGATAATAACAACATCCACTTGTGGATCTGGAAACTGAAGGCCCccaaaaagatcaaaaccttcatATGGCTCCTTTACCATGAAAGGCTTCCAACAGGGGCTTATCTCCAAAGTATTGGGGTCCACTGTGACCCAATTTAATGTTTTTGCAATGAAGCTCTTGAGACTTCTGCACACATCTTCTTAGAGTTCCCTAATGCGAAATCCTTATGGGAAAAATTAACCTCAAAGAGCACCAATGCAGCACAAACCCAAAACCCGAAATTCACTAGCAGGGACTAGGCTACTACATGGGCTTCTCTCAAATGAAAACCATTCAAAAACAATCTTAGTTGGGAGGATTTATTCCCTTTTAGCTTCTGGCAGATCTGGATTACTAGGAATAATAACCTTTTCAACAAGAAAAAGGATACGGTCCCTACTATAATTATTTTGGCAAAGGCTACTAAGTATATCACTATCTCAGTAAACAAACTACCTATAAAAGAGAAAATCATCTGAGTCAAATGGACCCCCCTCCCCCATCAAGAGGCCATTATAAGCAACATTGATGGAGCTGCTAATAGGAATCCTGGTAAGGGAGAAGTGGGAGGAGTTTTCATGAACTCCAGCGGAAACTGGGTCCTAGGTTTCATGGGAAGCATGCAACACTCCACAAATACACAAGCGAAACTCCTTGCTATTCTAAAAGGATTGCAGATTGCTGACCAAAGAGGGATCACACCACTTGAGATCAACACATACTCGACTGAGGTAATAAGAATGCTAAACTGGGGTTATTATGAATTTGACTCCATTATTTTTGAATGCAGGTTAATCATCCTAAGACGAAGAGACGTGGTGGTGAAGCACAACTACACGGAGACGAACAAAGTAGCTGGCATGATGGCAAAAGAGGTGCCAACAAGAACTTTTTTGATAGCATAAGATTCACGACAGTTCCTCCGGTGTTTGCAAATCAAGCTTTTTGGGCAGACATCTTAGGAACTGTTTTTTCTAGAATCTAAATATTAGATTACATGTATATACCGAAAAAGCTCAGAATCTAAAATCGTACCTTGTTACAGAAGACTATTCTAATTCTTTTCGAGTAAGAAATCCTCACGAGAATCTTCACAAGAACTCTCTAAGGAATTGAGAAGAGAAGAAGGATACAAGCCTGTGCGCGGGAGTTTCCTCACCAACTTCTTTTAGTTAATACTCTTAAGCGATATATGCAACCGTTAGGAAGAGTCCTACCGTTGTGCCTCTTCCTCTTTATTAATTTTAAGATTCAAATATATATTAAATCAAATTTTTACATGGATCTGCGTCCACGGAATCTAATTCCTTCACTACCAAAACAACAAATGAAAGCAAAGAAAGCGAATTGGCTTTCCACTGTAAGGTTACACCAATGTCAATATACCGTAGTAGACACCACTACGTACGTAATAAGATCACCAGATCAAGAATCTTTCTCTTAGTTGCCGCATCATGAATCTGATATAGTGACATTGAATTGGGCATTTCCCATCTCTTCAATTTGTGTTTCTTTAATTTCCATAGCAGAATTCGTGGTAGATTGGCTGCAATTCTCCACTTCAATCAACTGTAGTGAATACAAGCTCTCAAAACTAGAAGGAATGCTTTCTAGTTTAGCACACCAACGCAACACGACCCGCTTGAGGTTCGGGAAAGCATCCTCCGAGGCATTCCATTCGACAATTCCCAGAGACTGTAGTTTCAGGATTTTAAGGTTAGGAAACTCCCCGACATTGACATCCCACTTGTCCTCCTCAATGTGGCAACTATCTAGATTTAAGTTTTCAAGATTAGGTAGCTCTCCAATGGTCGAAATTCTTCTCCATGGATCGCGAAAGTCGAAATAGAGCAGTGTCAATTTTCTGAGAGTTGACGGGAAGTCAAACTCTAGTCGAGAAAGAGCAATTTTAGGACTATAATAATTGAGAGAAAGTGATTGCAGTCGATCTAGAGACTGAAAAACTGGTTGGCTGCATGATCGGGATTCGAAATCATCATCACGGATCACGCATACCAATTTTACAATATTACGTAGTACATGACTTATAATGGGATTGTCATAAGGAAGATGAAACCTAACTGCGGATAAAGTTTCCAGCTTTCCTAATTGTGAaggtttttgtgaattttcaGGTAAAGGTGAACACCAAAAACGAGATATACCAGACAGTTGCAAATGCCTCAAGTTAACCATATCCCATATGGTCTTTGGTAGCTTAACCCAGCGATCAACACTGTTCAAAATCAATGTCTCTAAATTGGCAAGAAAGCTTATAGCTGATGGAATTTCACGAAAAGCACCACTTATTGACAGGTACCTTAAATGAATCAAGAGTAGAATTCCTTCGGGAAATGAATCAGTGACTCTAACATTCTCCAAATCCAGCACTGTTAATAATTTGAAAGCTTCTAAAGATTCCTCAAATTGTTCTGTTGAGCGGATGGTGCTACTAGAGACAGTAAAGCGCAAAGAATGAGTACCTTCCGGGGGAGGATTCCACATCATAAAATCATGTATATCAGAGCAAATAATGCGCCGAGAAGTCATATCAGTTGCAACTTGAGGATTATTATAGCCAGAACTGCGGGATTTACCAATAACAATAATGTAATTAgatacaacaacatacccagtaaaatctcactagtggggtttggggagggtagagtgtacgcaaacCTTGCCCCTACCCGGAAGGTAGATGAGAAGCAAaactaaagaagaaagaatagaGCCAAGGATCAGGAAGAGTATATTTCTTACCCATAAATCTGTAGTAAATGTATTTCTTCTTGAGCTTTTTTCGAGCAAAACTGATGTATGAGATCGTGAACACGAACAACTTTGAGTCTGCCCAAGGAACTTCTTTTGGCAACCGTAACAAGGTTACTCCCTATAAGCTCCAGTAAGTAACTTGTCGCAACATGTTCCAAGCTTGTCAACTCAATGAACTCATTGTGCGGTATAAATCCTTCGCAGATCCATAATTGTATCAACTTCCATATCGGTATTTCTTCATCCTCAAGAAATGTTCCAAAGTACAGGAAACATGGTCTCAAATGATGAAGCAAATACTTGTAGCTCAATTCGATTACCTCCATTAACCATTTCGCATCATGAAAAAGGTTTGAGCTCAAATTTAGAGTGACTTCTTTCCAGTAACCCACTTCCTTTTCTCCCCTGGCAAGAAGCCCTGCTGTCAAAACTATTGCAAGAGGTAAACCTAAACAACTGCTTGCAATTTCATTTCCGATCTCTTCAAGTTCATCGGGACAACTTTCTTCCTCGAATACTATCTTCTTCCATAGCTCCCAACTTTCTTCTTGTGTCAGATGCCGAAGATGGTGAGGATTTTTTGAGGCATAGGAAGCCACATCGTTGAGCCTAGTAGTCAAAACAATCCTACTTCCCTTGTTATCATCCGGGAAAATTGTTCGCAAGTCATCCCATGAATCAATGCTCCACAGATCATCTACTACAATGAGATATCTCTTTCCTTTCAATAATTTGCGTAGCTCATCGGCTAATTCGCTGGGATCACTTTCTTCTCTTGTGGTATTCTGCTTGTCAAGTCGTCTCAAAATCTCTAATAGTACCTTTCTCCGGTCATACACTTGTGAAATACAGCACCATGAACGGACATCAAAATGCTCCATTACAGTTTCATGAGAATACAATTTTGTAGCTAAAGTCGTCTTGCCCAATCCAGGCATTCCTACAATAGGTACAATGTCTAATTCTTTTGGTCTTCCAACAAGTCGCTTGAGGAGCGTTTCCGCTTCGTCCTCATGTCCTAGAATTACTGGTGATGCGATATACCCGACTTCCATTTTTGTGATTGATGGTTTCAAGCAAAGGAAAGAAGAAATTAAGCAGCAGGAGGAGGTCAAATCAAACGGTAGTAAGGAAATGAATgttgatgtatatatatatggtgaATGGTGGTTTCAAGCAATGAAATGAAGATAGAAAGAGAAGGAGCTCAACTCAAGGTATATTAGGATGTGATTCAGGTGAAGGTTGATATAAAAGATGATTGGTACTTCTTACTTGAGTAAATCAAAGAAAGGAATAAATAGAAGCTCAAAAACCAAGGGGCAGTAATTAAGTAGTAACATGGTTTCTTTAGCCATCACTGAAAATTGCCATTAAACTATTACAAAGGAGTAGCATAAAATAAGGAATCGTGCATAGGCTTATACCTAATACCGTCTTTCTCTTCTTTGCAAGTTTAATGGTATATggtaaaatatgttcatattaaaTGCTCGCATGATAAAACGACATATGGAGCCGATAACAGAAGGCAATCAGGTCTGAAGGCAACGATCTCGTTTGTTCCCGAAGGGAATGATGTTCATAAAGGCGAAATAAATGTCTGTTACCCGGTAgcatttaatggagaatattctaTAGTTATAGAGAATATGACATTCACTGC
This sequence is a window from Nicotiana sylvestris chromosome 3, ASM39365v2, whole genome shotgun sequence. Protein-coding genes within it:
- the LOC104215072 gene encoding putative late blight resistance protein homolog R1C-3, which codes for MEVGYIASPVILGHEDEAETLLKRLVGRPKELDIVPIVGMPGLGKTTLATKLYSHETVMEHFDVRSWCCISQVYDRRKVLLEILRRLDKQNTTREESDPSELADELRKLLKGKRYLIVVDDLWSIDSWDDLRTIFPDDNKGSRIVLTTRLNDVASYASKNPHHLRHLTQEESWELWKKIVFEEESCPDELEEIGNEIASSCLGLPLAIVLTAGLLARGEKEVGYWKEVTLNLSSNLFHDAKWLMEVIELSYKYLLHHLRPCFLYFGTFLEDEEIPIWKLIQLWICEGFIPHNEFIELTSLEHVATSYLLELIGSNLVTVAKRSSLGRLKVVRVHDLIHQFCSKKAQEEIHLLQIYGSGYNNPQVATDMTSRRIICSDIHDFMMWNPPPEGTHSLRFTVSSSTIRSTEQFEESLEAFKLLTVLDLENVRVTDSFPEGILLLIHLRYLSISGAFREIPSAISFLANLETLILNSVDRWVKLPKTIWDMVNLRHLQLSGISRFWCSPLPENSQKPSQLGKLETLSAVRFHLPYDNPIISHVLRNIVKLVCVIRDDDFESRSCSQPVFQSLDRLQSLSLNYYSPKIALSRLEFDFPSTLRKLTLLYFDFRDPWRRISTIGELPNLENLNLDSCHIEEDKWDVNVGEFPNLKILKLQSLGIVEWNASEDAFPNLKRVVLRWCAKLESIPSSFESLYSLQLIEVENCSQSTTNSAMEIKETQIEEMGNAQFNVTISDS